In the genome of Manis javanica isolate MJ-LG chromosome 17, MJ_LKY, whole genome shotgun sequence, one region contains:
- the TAF1C gene encoding TATA box-binding protein-associated factor RNA polymerase I subunit C isoform X2, translating into MDFPSILCPTLFTTGPLGQSDVPDMSFMCSWRDMLTLPEPLPQISESGVPHSAKDLLWEPETPGPLPLLHPGPDPWDPGMTARDLVFRGGLQFRKQPQVVLDVTEQVSGPTTGHACVAEPVPSDLTSSPLQLSRFLWDHGDIAFAPLGKLMLENFKMEGAPSRSKTKTVVSVKGILQDLGGHQPWGCPWAYLSYRQRRFSILGGPILGTSVAQLLGELLHEELALRWEQLLLDDAFTGGALAWVPGSTPQVGQLVYPAGGALDKLYFQEVILTPDSDPQVLKDPGHIQLRGPVRQVVTRTVQEESLLAVRSDYHCAVWKVSKQGRPAPLQVLQVGKGATGISLSPHLPGELAVCSRSGAICLWTPQDGLRQVYKDPETLVFRDPSPWRWADFTAHPRVLTVGDRTGVKIIDTQGPPGCGLLLFRVGAEASCQKGERILLTQYLGECSPAPLHPTLHLVCTQFSLYLLDERLPLVPMLKWNHGLPSAPLLARLLPAPQPGCPRPLLLGGRGGELQLLHISGEGASTPRLAGHPQSLPSRRDSLSAFPLLEPKSQWRLQERLKAPAIAGDVFHQRLRLQADPGAPSNHGPNSSAPAASWSPQDTACCSQWLKALLEVPTAPPVWAAPTFSHRQLLGCLEQRKVEGRVPEGLRAAMAQGRLLRQRDLGSLPVAQLPPASESGPEDMLTGRLEAAWRGRAAAWWERQQGGGSGPGRPPKRHKRRTLLSSTFSSLSRPDLSDATPAHSPDRTPPEARPCPPVTLPSQEVTQELWTIRNCTTGLLSQRDTPGGSEVPSSQSSGVRAPCSGQRAPVLSGSQPHRKKPRMGF; encoded by the exons ATGGACTTTCCCAGCATCCTCTGCCCCACACTGTTTACGACCGGCCCACTTGGTCAGAGTGATGTCCCTGACATGTCCTTCATGTGCAGCTGGAGAGACATGCTGACCCTGCCAGAGCCCCTGCCCCAGATCTCGGAG AGTGGGGTGCCACACTCGGCCAAGGACCTGCTCTGGGAGCCAGAGACCCCTGGGCCCCTTCCCTTGCTGCATCCCGGTCCAG atCCCTGGGACCCCGGCATGACTGCCCGGGACCTGGTTTTCCGGGGAGGTCTGCAGTTCCGAAAACAGCCCCAGGTCGTGCTGGATGTGACAGAGCAGGTGAGTGGCCCCACGACGGGGCATGCTTGTGTGGCCGAGCCTGTACCGAGTGACCTTACCTCCTCTCCTCTGCAGCTCAGCCGGTTCCTATGGGACCATGGGGACATAGCCTTTGCACCCCTGGGGAAGCTGATGCTGGAGAATTTCAAAATGGAGGGAGCCCCG AGCCGCTCTAAGACGAAGACCGTGGTCAGTGTGAAGGGGATACTCCAGGACCTCGGTGGACACCAGCCTTGGGG GTGTCCCTGGGCTTACCTCAGCTACCGACAACGCCGGTTCTCCATCCTTGGGGGCCCGATCCTGGGCACGTCCGTGGCGCAGCTCCTGGGAGAGCTGCTGCACGAGGAGCTGGCCCTGCGGTGGGAGCAGCTGCTCCTGGATGATGCCTTCACGGGGGGTGCGCTGGCCTGGGTGCCTGGAAGCACGCCTCAGGTGGGGCAGCTGGTCTACCCTGCGGGAGGCGCCCTAGACAAGCTGT ATTTCCAAGAGGTCATTCTGACCCCAGACAGTGACCCCCAGGTCCTCAAGGACCCTGGCCACATCCAGCTCCGAGGACCTGTCCGGCAGGTGGTGACCCGCACGGTGCAGGAAGAAT CTCTGCTGGCTGTCCGCTCTGACTACCACTGTGCCGTATGGAAGGTCAGCAAGCAGGGGCGGCCGGCCCCTCTGCAGGTGCTGCAGGTTGGGAAGGGGGCCACCGGGATCAGCCTCAG CCCTCACCTGCCTGGGGAGCTGGCTGTCTGTAGCCGTTCAGGAGCCATCTGTCTGTGGACCCCCCAGGATGG GCTGCGGCAAGTCTACAAGGACCCTGAGACCCTTGTGTTCCGGGACCCTTCTCCCTGGCGTTGGGCAGACTTCACTGCCCACCCTCGGGTGCTGACTGTGGGGGACCGCACCGGAGTGAAGATTATTGACACTCAG GGGCCCCCAGGCTGTGGTCTGCTGCTGTTCCGAGTGGGAGCGGAAGCATCATGCCAAAAGGGGGAACGTATCCTACTGACCCAGTATCTGGGGGAGTGCAGCCCTGCACCCCTGCATCCCACGCTCCATCTCGTCTGCACCCAG TTCTCGCTCTACCTGCTGGATGAGCGCCTCCCCTTGGTGCCCATGCTGAAGTGGAACCACGGCCTTCCCTCCGCCCCACTGTTGGCCCGGCTGCTGCCTGCGCCGCAGCCTGGCTGCCCACGGCCCCTGCTTCTGGGTGGCCGGGGCGGGGAGCTGCAGCTGCTTCACATCTCAG GAGAGGGGGCCTCGACGCCCCGCCTGGCAGGACACCCCCAGTCTCTCCCTTCCCGGAGGGACTCCCTCTCTGCATTCCCCCTGCTGGAGCCTAAGAGCCAGTGGAGGCTGCAGGAGCGTCTGAAGGCCCCAGCCATAG CTGGAGATGTCTTCCACCAGCGCCTCCGCCTCCAGGCGGACCCTGGGGCCCCCAGCAACCATGGGCCCAACTCCTCTGCCCCTGCGGCTTCCTGGAGCCCCCAGGACACAGCCTGCTGCAGCCAGTGGCTGAAGGCCTTGCTGGAGGTGCCCACAGCTCCCCCTGTATGGGCTGCACCCACCTTTTCCCACCGCCAGCTGCTGGGCTGCTTGGAGCAGCGGAAGGTTGAGGGGAGAGTGCCAGAGGGTCTGCGTGCAGCCATGGCCCAAGGGCGGCTCCTGCGGCAGAGGGACCTGGGTTCACTTCCTGTTGCCCAGCTGCCCCCTGCCTCTGAGTCAGGCCCTGAGGATATGCTCACTGGGCGCCTGGAGGCGGCCTGGAGAGGGCGGGCAGCTGCCtggtgggagaggcagcagggCGGGGGCTCGGGGCCTGGGAGGCCGCCCAAGCGGCACAAGCGCCGGACTCTGCTGTCCAGTACCTTCTCCTCACTCAGCCGCCCTGACCTCTCTGACGCCACCCCCGCTCACAGCCCAGACCGGACACCCCCTGAGGCCAGGCCTTGCCCTCCTGTGACCCTGCCCTCCCAGGAGGTGACCCAGGAGCTGTGGACCATCCGGAACTGTACCACTGGGCTGCTGTCCCAAAGGGACACCCCGGGAGGCTCTGAGGTGCCCTCATCCCAGAGCTCTGGCGTCCGGGCCCCATGCTCCGGGCAGCGGGCGCCCGTCCTCTCTGGCTCTCAGCCACATCGGAAGAAGCCCCGCATGGGCTTCTGA
- the TAF1C gene encoding TATA box-binding protein-associated factor RNA polymerase I subunit C isoform X3, with protein sequence MDFPSILCPTLFTTGPLGQSDVPDMSFMCSWRDMLTLPEPLPQISESGVPHSAKDLLWEPETPGPLPLLHPGPDPWDPGMTARDLVFRGGLQFRKQPQVVLDVTEQLSRFLWDHGDIAFAPLGKLMLENFKMEGAPSRSKTKTVVSVKGILQDLGGHQPWGCPWAYLSYRQRRFSILGGPILGTSVAQLLGELLHEELALRWEQLLLDDAFTGGALAWVPGSTPQVGQLVYPAGGALDKLYFQEVILTPDSDPQVLKDPGHIQLRGPVRQVVTRTVQEESLLAVRSDYHCAVWKVSKQGRPAPLQVLQVGKGATGISLSPHLPGELAVCSRSGAICLWTPQDGLRQVYKDPETLVFRDPSPWRWADFTAHPRVLTVGDRTGVKIIDTQGPPGCGLLLFRVGAEASCQKGERILLTQYLGECSPAPLHPTLHLVCTQFSLYLLDERLPLVPMLKWNHGLPSAPLLARLLPAPQPGCPRPLLLGGRGGELQLLHISGEGASTPRLAGHPQSLPSRRDSLSAFPLLEPKSQWRLQERLKAPAIGLAAAIPPSASTPALLLFQLSAAGDVFHQRLRLQADPGAPSNHGPNSSAPAASWSPQDTACCSQWLKALLEVPTAPPVWAAPTFSHRQLLGCLEQRKVEGRVPEGLRAAMAQGRLLRQRDLGSLPVAQLPPASESGPEDMLTGRLEAAWRGRAAAWWERQQGGGSGPGRPPKRHKRRTLLSSTFSSLSRPDLSDATPAHSPDRTPPEARPCPPVTLPSQEVTQELWTIRNCTTGLLSQRDTPGGSEVPSSQSSGVRAPCSGQRAPVLSGSQPHRKKPRMGF encoded by the exons ATGGACTTTCCCAGCATCCTCTGCCCCACACTGTTTACGACCGGCCCACTTGGTCAGAGTGATGTCCCTGACATGTCCTTCATGTGCAGCTGGAGAGACATGCTGACCCTGCCAGAGCCCCTGCCCCAGATCTCGGAG AGTGGGGTGCCACACTCGGCCAAGGACCTGCTCTGGGAGCCAGAGACCCCTGGGCCCCTTCCCTTGCTGCATCCCGGTCCAG atCCCTGGGACCCCGGCATGACTGCCCGGGACCTGGTTTTCCGGGGAGGTCTGCAGTTCCGAAAACAGCCCCAGGTCGTGCTGGATGTGACAGAGCAG CTCAGCCGGTTCCTATGGGACCATGGGGACATAGCCTTTGCACCCCTGGGGAAGCTGATGCTGGAGAATTTCAAAATGGAGGGAGCCCCG AGCCGCTCTAAGACGAAGACCGTGGTCAGTGTGAAGGGGATACTCCAGGACCTCGGTGGACACCAGCCTTGGGG GTGTCCCTGGGCTTACCTCAGCTACCGACAACGCCGGTTCTCCATCCTTGGGGGCCCGATCCTGGGCACGTCCGTGGCGCAGCTCCTGGGAGAGCTGCTGCACGAGGAGCTGGCCCTGCGGTGGGAGCAGCTGCTCCTGGATGATGCCTTCACGGGGGGTGCGCTGGCCTGGGTGCCTGGAAGCACGCCTCAGGTGGGGCAGCTGGTCTACCCTGCGGGAGGCGCCCTAGACAAGCTGT ATTTCCAAGAGGTCATTCTGACCCCAGACAGTGACCCCCAGGTCCTCAAGGACCCTGGCCACATCCAGCTCCGAGGACCTGTCCGGCAGGTGGTGACCCGCACGGTGCAGGAAGAAT CTCTGCTGGCTGTCCGCTCTGACTACCACTGTGCCGTATGGAAGGTCAGCAAGCAGGGGCGGCCGGCCCCTCTGCAGGTGCTGCAGGTTGGGAAGGGGGCCACCGGGATCAGCCTCAG CCCTCACCTGCCTGGGGAGCTGGCTGTCTGTAGCCGTTCAGGAGCCATCTGTCTGTGGACCCCCCAGGATGG GCTGCGGCAAGTCTACAAGGACCCTGAGACCCTTGTGTTCCGGGACCCTTCTCCCTGGCGTTGGGCAGACTTCACTGCCCACCCTCGGGTGCTGACTGTGGGGGACCGCACCGGAGTGAAGATTATTGACACTCAG GGGCCCCCAGGCTGTGGTCTGCTGCTGTTCCGAGTGGGAGCGGAAGCATCATGCCAAAAGGGGGAACGTATCCTACTGACCCAGTATCTGGGGGAGTGCAGCCCTGCACCCCTGCATCCCACGCTCCATCTCGTCTGCACCCAG TTCTCGCTCTACCTGCTGGATGAGCGCCTCCCCTTGGTGCCCATGCTGAAGTGGAACCACGGCCTTCCCTCCGCCCCACTGTTGGCCCGGCTGCTGCCTGCGCCGCAGCCTGGCTGCCCACGGCCCCTGCTTCTGGGTGGCCGGGGCGGGGAGCTGCAGCTGCTTCACATCTCAG GAGAGGGGGCCTCGACGCCCCGCCTGGCAGGACACCCCCAGTCTCTCCCTTCCCGGAGGGACTCCCTCTCTGCATTCCCCCTGCTGGAGCCTAAGAGCCAGTGGAGGCTGCAGGAGCGTCTGAAGGCCCCAGCCATAG GTCTGGCCGCCGCCATCCCACCCTCCGCCTCCACACCAGCCCTGTTGCTCTTCCAACTCTCTGCAGCTGGAGATGTCTTCCACCAGCGCCTCCGCCTCCAGGCGGACCCTGGGGCCCCCAGCAACCATGGGCCCAACTCCTCTGCCCCTGCGGCTTCCTGGAGCCCCCAGGACACAGCCTGCTGCAGCCAGTGGCTGAAGGCCTTGCTGGAGGTGCCCACAGCTCCCCCTGTATGGGCTGCACCCACCTTTTCCCACCGCCAGCTGCTGGGCTGCTTGGAGCAGCGGAAGGTTGAGGGGAGAGTGCCAGAGGGTCTGCGTGCAGCCATGGCCCAAGGGCGGCTCCTGCGGCAGAGGGACCTGGGTTCACTTCCTGTTGCCCAGCTGCCCCCTGCCTCTGAGTCAGGCCCTGAGGATATGCTCACTGGGCGCCTGGAGGCGGCCTGGAGAGGGCGGGCAGCTGCCtggtgggagaggcagcagggCGGGGGCTCGGGGCCTGGGAGGCCGCCCAAGCGGCACAAGCGCCGGACTCTGCTGTCCAGTACCTTCTCCTCACTCAGCCGCCCTGACCTCTCTGACGCCACCCCCGCTCACAGCCCAGACCGGACACCCCCTGAGGCCAGGCCTTGCCCTCCTGTGACCCTGCCCTCCCAGGAGGTGACCCAGGAGCTGTGGACCATCCGGAACTGTACCACTGGGCTGCTGTCCCAAAGGGACACCCCGGGAGGCTCTGAGGTGCCCTCATCCCAGAGCTCTGGCGTCCGGGCCCCATGCTCCGGGCAGCGGGCGCCCGTCCTCTCTGGCTCTCAGCCACATCGGAAGAAGCCCCGCATGGGCTTCTGA